Proteins from one Nitrososphaera sp. genomic window:
- a CDS encoding hydroxymethylglutaryl-CoA synthase — protein sequence MSTEHTDFELPVVGIDDLAIYVPKLYIDYKDFAEARGIDPQKLEYGIGIRKMAIADTNQDPACMAANACLKLMQRNHLHPQDIGRIYVATESSLDESKALNSFVVGMLEQIYGEGSFEHAGGIECKFACVSGSYALYDNANWIRAEENNGKAAIVVVSDIAKYDIGSSGEYTQGAGAVALLISEKPRLLAFDQKVASTTIKNEYDFYRPFGKETPLVNGSYSNLLYLISVRKAFDAYKEKAIKSGLLKLKDGESITDHIDFFAVHLPYRRMGEKALAYLLRHEWRHLPRWRNVVKEISMEEPVPKDPRGTIESILADTQFMKADEQFRRGFMQTSFYNEVYESKMASSLEASSIIGNLYTASMYMGLRSLLEFEYNKGTDLFDKRVGFGSYGSGSSAMVFSGIIQPEYKDVVSRMDLEADIGSRQKLSIEQYERLHRNERDFTDSVICPHSEFVLVKLGGSTADKAGLREYDYVS from the coding sequence ATGAGTACTGAGCATACAGATTTCGAATTGCCAGTCGTAGGGATTGATGACCTGGCTATTTACGTGCCCAAACTTTACATCGATTACAAGGATTTTGCTGAAGCCAGAGGCATTGACCCTCAAAAGCTTGAATACGGCATTGGCATCAGAAAGATGGCCATCGCCGACACTAACCAGGATCCAGCTTGCATGGCTGCCAACGCCTGCCTCAAGTTGATGCAGAGAAACCATCTGCACCCGCAAGATATAGGCAGGATTTATGTGGCAACCGAGTCATCGCTTGACGAGTCAAAGGCTCTCAATTCTTTCGTGGTTGGAATGCTCGAGCAGATCTACGGCGAGGGCTCGTTCGAGCATGCGGGCGGCATCGAATGCAAGTTTGCGTGCGTCAGCGGATCTTATGCGCTTTACGATAATGCAAACTGGATAAGGGCAGAGGAGAACAACGGCAAGGCAGCGATCGTTGTAGTCAGCGATATTGCAAAGTATGACATCGGCTCTTCGGGCGAGTACACCCAGGGCGCCGGAGCAGTCGCGCTTTTGATAAGCGAGAAGCCCCGCCTTCTCGCTTTTGACCAAAAAGTTGCTTCCACAACCATCAAAAACGAATATGACTTTTACCGGCCATTTGGCAAGGAAACTCCTCTGGTCAATGGAAGCTATTCCAACCTGCTATACCTCATTTCGGTCAGAAAGGCCTTTGACGCCTACAAGGAGAAGGCAATCAAGTCAGGTCTTTTGAAGCTCAAAGACGGCGAGTCCATTACTGACCATATTGATTTCTTTGCGGTGCACCTTCCGTATCGAAGGATGGGAGAAAAGGCCCTTGCATACCTTCTCAGGCACGAATGGAGGCATCTTCCAAGGTGGAGGAACGTCGTAAAGGAAATAAGCATGGAAGAGCCAGTTCCAAAGGATCCCAGGGGTACAATAGAATCGATACTTGCTGACACTCAGTTCATGAAGGCCGACGAGCAGTTCAGGCGCGGCTTTATGCAGACCTCTTTCTACAACGAGGTCTATGAAAGCAAGATGGCCAGTTCCCTTGAAGCATCGTCTATCATTGGCAACCTCTATACTGCTTCAATGTACATGGGCCTGCGTAGCCTCTTAGAGTTCGAGTATAACAAGGGGACCGACCTGTTCGACAAGCGGGTAGGATTTGGGTCATACGGCAGCGGTAGCAGCGCCATGGTCTTTAGCGGCATCATTCAGCCCGAGTACAAGGATGTCGTGAGCAGGATGGACCTCGAAGCTGACATTGGCTCGAGACAGAAGCTCTCCATAGAGCAGTATGAGAGGCTCCATAGAAACGAACGCGATTTCACCGACTCTGTCATCTGTCCTCACAGCGAGTTCGTGCTGGTAAAACTTGGCGGGAGCACCGCAGACAAGGCCGGCCTGCGAGAATACGATTACGTCAGCTAA